One window of Mesorhizobium sp. PAMC28654 genomic DNA carries:
- the sseA gene encoding 3-mercaptopyruvate sulfurtransferase yields the protein MAEDSPFTVDADWLQQRLGEPGLTIIDASWYLPAQKRNARAEYDAAHIPGARFLDQDAVSDPDSVLPHTLPSPRHFSRYVGSMGVSADDTIIVYDGPGFFSAPRAWWMFRAMGVFQTYVLDGGIDGWKAAGRPVTAEPTKMAPSVFHADFDAGRVASLADMRRVVETKESQIADARGSGRFTGTEPEPRAGVRSGHMPGARNLPYSALSENGKLLPKERLREVIEGAGIDLSKPVITSCGSGITAAVITLALETLGHTQNRLYDGSWTEWGGLSDTPVVTGKE from the coding sequence ATGGCCGAAGACAGTCCTTTCACCGTCGACGCGGATTGGTTGCAGCAGCGTCTGGGCGAGCCGGGCCTGACGATTATCGACGCGTCCTGGTATCTGCCGGCGCAGAAGCGCAATGCACGGGCCGAATATGACGCAGCGCATATTCCGGGTGCGCGTTTCCTTGATCAGGATGCGGTGTCGGATCCGGATTCCGTTCTGCCGCATACGCTGCCGTCGCCACGGCATTTTTCGCGGTATGTCGGGTCCATGGGAGTTTCGGCGGACGATACCATCATCGTCTATGACGGTCCGGGCTTCTTCTCGGCGCCGCGGGCGTGGTGGATGTTCCGGGCGATGGGCGTTTTCCAGACCTATGTTCTGGACGGCGGCATTGATGGCTGGAAAGCGGCGGGTCGGCCGGTAACGGCCGAACCAACGAAGATGGCGCCGAGCGTGTTCCATGCCGATTTCGACGCTGGTCGCGTCGCCAGCCTCGCCGACATGCGCCGCGTCGTCGAGACGAAGGAGAGCCAGATCGCCGATGCCCGGGGATCTGGCCGCTTTACCGGCACGGAGCCTGAACCCCGCGCCGGTGTCCGGTCGGGTCATATGCCGGGCGCGCGCAATCTGCCCTATTCGGCGCTTTCGGAAAACGGCAAGCTGTTGCCGAAAGAGCGTTTGCGCGAAGTGATCGAAGGAGCCGGCATCGATTTGTCCAAACCCGTCATCACGTCGTGTGGTTCCGGCATTACAGCCGCGGTGATCACGCTGGCCCTGGAGACGCTTGGCCATACGCAGAACAGGCTCTATGACGGCTCATGGACGGAATGGGGCGGGCTATCCGACACACCCGTGGTCACCGGCAAGGAATGA
- a CDS encoding GNAT family N-acetyltransferase, with amino-acid sequence MENGTREDIDVTVTFLEMHMPPAYSPPAPYNRQIALLRTKDIPLHFYRYLMDRVGRKWHWVNVLRLSDDELSAGIHREDRDIRVLYLDGAPVGFFDLKPHLPEEVELAYFGMMEHATGQGIGRWFLGSAIAAAWSYGPKRVTVQTCTLDHPAALPLYQKLGFAPVAQKKEVVHPLPFLERSASVMRP; translated from the coding sequence ATGGAAAACGGAACGCGGGAAGACATTGATGTCACGGTGACGTTTCTCGAGATGCATATGCCTCCGGCCTATTCCCCACCCGCACCGTATAACCGTCAGATCGCCCTGCTGAGGACCAAGGACATTCCGTTGCATTTCTATCGCTATTTGATGGATCGGGTGGGACGCAAGTGGCACTGGGTCAATGTGCTGAGACTAAGCGACGATGAGCTTTCAGCCGGCATCCATCGCGAGGATCGCGATATCAGGGTGCTCTATCTCGATGGCGCGCCGGTCGGCTTCTTCGATCTCAAGCCACACCTGCCAGAGGAGGTGGAACTTGCCTATTTCGGCATGATGGAGCATGCGACTGGACAGGGGATCGGTCGTTGGTTCCTTGGATCGGCGATCGCCGCTGCGTGGTCTTACGGGCCGAAGCGGGTGACGGTTCAGACTTGCACGCTCGATCACCCAGCGGCCTTGCCGCTCTATCAGAAGCTTGGTTTTGCACCTGTGGCACAAAAGAAGGAGGTGGTGCACCCGCTGCCTTTCCTCGAGCGCTCGGCCAGCGTGATGCGGCCGTGA
- a CDS encoding OmpA family protein gives MLTRRTLAAALIAAIAMPSLAAAQATTPSAATIERKLEAAPRVKLRPDERVTIREFKRRPDLRRMARSIDIQSINFAFGSAAISPSQYGKIENIADALQRILRRDPGARVLIEGHTDAVGSFQSNQILSEQRAASLKRTLVREFGVPAYALETVGYGEEFLLVQTQNENWQNRRVTLRRFDDFIR, from the coding sequence ATGCTGACCCGCCGTACACTTGCCGCCGCGCTGATCGCGGCGATTGCCATGCCGAGCCTTGCCGCTGCCCAGGCCACCACGCCTTCGGCCGCGACGATCGAGCGCAAACTTGAGGCCGCCCCGCGCGTAAAACTGCGGCCGGACGAGCGCGTCACCATCCGCGAATTCAAGCGGCGCCCGGATCTGCGGCGCATGGCCCGTTCGATCGATATCCAGTCGATCAATTTCGCTTTCGGCTCAGCGGCCATTTCGCCGTCGCAATACGGCAAGATCGAGAACATCGCCGACGCGCTCCAGCGCATCCTGCGCCGCGATCCCGGCGCTCGCGTGCTGATCGAAGGCCACACCGACGCGGTCGGCTCGTTCCAGTCGAACCAGATCTTGTCGGAACAGCGTGCCGCCTCGCTGAAGCGCACCTTGGTGCGGGAATTCGGTGTGCCGGCCTACGCGCTTGAAACCGTTGGCTACGGCGAGGAGTTCCTGCTCGTACAGACGCAGAACGAGAACTGGCAGAATCGCCGGGTGACGTTGCGCCGATTCGACGATTTCATCCGATAG
- the dapB gene encoding 4-hydroxy-tetrahydrodipicolinate reductase codes for MTIRVVMAGATGWVGKALIPAIAEQADMKLIGAVSRSAAGQDAGAVVGGPANGVTISSSLTEALATASDVLVDYTKPDVVKDHALLAISKGRHVVIGTSGLGAADYAEIDAAARANRVGVVAAGNFSITATLMKRFALVAAKFVPDVEIIDYASAGKPDAPSGTARELAEALAEVRQASTARPVSKVSGVPGTRGAAVGEGKGVQVHALRLPSYILSCEVLFGLPDERLTIRHDAGSSAAPYVAGTLLAIRRVREITGLVRGLDALLD; via the coding sequence ATGACGATACGGGTGGTTATGGCCGGTGCGACCGGCTGGGTCGGCAAGGCGTTGATTCCGGCGATCGCCGAGCAAGCCGACATGAAACTGATCGGCGCGGTTTCACGTAGCGCGGCGGGACAGGACGCGGGAGCGGTCGTTGGCGGCCCCGCGAACGGCGTGACGATCTCCTCCTCGCTGACCGAGGCGCTGGCAACGGCATCCGACGTGTTGGTTGACTACACCAAGCCAGATGTCGTGAAGGATCACGCTCTGCTGGCGATCTCCAAGGGCAGGCATGTGGTGATTGGCACGTCAGGGCTGGGTGCTGCCGACTATGCCGAAATCGATGCCGCGGCCCGCGCCAATCGTGTCGGCGTGGTTGCTGCGGGCAATTTCTCGATCACCGCTACACTGATGAAACGCTTCGCGCTGGTGGCGGCGAAATTCGTGCCGGATGTCGAAATCATCGACTATGCCAGCGCCGGCAAGCCCGACGCGCCGTCGGGCACTGCTCGCGAGCTTGCTGAAGCCTTGGCGGAGGTCCGCCAAGCGTCGACGGCGCGGCCGGTTTCAAAGGTCTCGGGTGTGCCCGGTACACGCGGTGCGGCAGTGGGCGAGGGAAAGGGGGTACAGGTGCACGCACTGCGCCTGCCGTCCTACATCCTCTCCTGCGAGGTGTTGTTCGGCTTGCCCGACGAGAGGCTAACCATCCGTCACGACGCCGGCTCATCCGCGGCTCCCTACGTGGCCGGCACGTTGCTCGCCATCCGCCGGGTGCGGGAGATCACCGGGCTGGTGCGCGGGCTCGACGCTTTGCTGGATTAG
- a CDS encoding DUF1203 domain-containing protein, producing MTIQFKALPTEDARALQHGAPDAYGRIPERKISDGDGVPCRHCLKHVAAGEEYLVLAYRPFPDLQPYAETGPIFMHARECERAAETEALPEMLESTDYIVRGYGRDDRIVYGSGGVIPTGAIAARAEALFERDDIAYVHVRSARNNCYQCRIERA from the coding sequence ATGACCATCCAGTTCAAAGCCTTGCCGACCGAAGATGCAAGGGCGCTGCAACACGGCGCGCCCGATGCCTATGGCCGGATCCCCGAGCGCAAGATTTCCGACGGCGACGGCGTGCCTTGCCGTCACTGCCTCAAGCATGTCGCCGCGGGCGAAGAGTATCTCGTCCTGGCCTATAGGCCGTTCCCGGACCTTCAGCCCTACGCTGAAACGGGCCCGATCTTCATGCATGCGCGGGAATGCGAGCGCGCTGCTGAAACCGAAGCACTGCCTGAAATGCTGGAAAGCACCGACTATATCGTGCGCGGCTATGGCAGGGACGACCGCATCGTCTATGGCAGCGGCGGCGTCATCCCGACAGGTGCCATCGCCGCCCGGGCGGAGGCCTTGTTCGAACGCGACGACATCGCCTATGTCCATGTCCGCTCGGCGCGAAACAATTGCTATCAGTGCAGGATTGAGCGCGCCTGA
- a CDS encoding outer membrane protein: MLIRTSAKSILLGAVSAMALMSVAHAADVVQPVESSGFNWSGVYIGFGVGAGANVHELGSDVIPISLNGIGGEGVYGEATVGYDYMVSQRFLLGGLLDAHVGNIETTLDIAGFNASIQETYGFDAGLRAGYLFTPNTLGYVLGGYSWQKYKLDTNAGFGFDWSQSGYFVGAGVETAINSNWTIKTEYRYTRFSTANILSDFGVPDGILNTDTSRHTFQVAANYRFGAQNGGAAAFEAPAYNWTGFYIGGAGGAGASVQQINVPPFADLKFNGLGGEGVFGELNVGYDHDFGNWVAGVMVDARYSGMTSKLDLFGTSVNLDTDYGFDVLGRVGMKVNESTLAYVLGGYSWQHFDLKASAPIGDILDWGSSGFSVGGGLETALSNNVTVGLEYRYSQFAKKDFSSDIGAPGDTLTSTPSFHTVRIGAKYKFN; encoded by the coding sequence ATGTTAATTCGCACGTCCGCGAAATCTATCTTGCTTGGCGCTGTCTCGGCCATGGCACTTATGTCGGTCGCTCATGCCGCTGATGTTGTACAGCCGGTCGAGTCGTCAGGCTTTAATTGGAGTGGTGTCTATATAGGCTTCGGCGTTGGTGCCGGCGCCAATGTTCATGAGCTTGGCAGCGACGTTATTCCAATATCTCTGAATGGAATTGGTGGCGAAGGCGTCTACGGTGAAGCAACCGTTGGCTACGACTATATGGTTTCGCAGCGCTTCCTGCTTGGCGGACTGCTGGACGCCCATGTCGGCAATATCGAAACCACGCTGGATATAGCCGGCTTCAACGCCTCCATCCAGGAGACTTACGGCTTCGACGCCGGCTTGCGTGCAGGCTATCTCTTCACGCCGAACACGCTGGGCTATGTGCTTGGCGGCTACTCCTGGCAGAAGTACAAACTCGACACGAACGCCGGTTTTGGTTTCGATTGGAGCCAGAGCGGCTATTTTGTCGGAGCTGGTGTCGAAACGGCGATCAACAGCAATTGGACGATCAAGACCGAGTATCGCTATACGCGCTTTAGCACCGCGAATATTCTTTCTGATTTTGGCGTGCCGGACGGCATCCTCAACACGGACACGTCGCGGCACACTTTCCAAGTCGCGGCCAACTATCGTTTTGGCGCCCAGAATGGCGGTGCCGCGGCCTTTGAAGCGCCTGCTTACAACTGGACCGGCTTCTACATCGGTGGCGCGGGTGGTGCCGGTGCGTCGGTACAGCAGATCAATGTTCCGCCGTTCGCCGACTTGAAATTCAATGGCCTTGGTGGCGAAGGCGTGTTCGGCGAATTGAACGTAGGCTACGATCATGACTTCGGCAACTGGGTGGCAGGCGTCATGGTCGATGCCCGTTATTCCGGTATGACGTCGAAGCTGGATCTCTTTGGCACTTCGGTTAATCTCGATACCGACTACGGCTTTGACGTGCTCGGCCGCGTCGGCATGAAGGTCAACGAATCGACTTTGGCCTATGTGCTCGGTGGTTACAGCTGGCAGCATTTTGACCTGAAAGCCTCAGCGCCGATTGGCGACATCCTGGACTGGGGTTCCAGCGGCTTCTCGGTGGGTGGCGGTCTGGAAACGGCCTTGTCCAACAACGTGACGGTCGGTCTCGAATACCGCTATTCGCAGTTCGCCAAGAAGGATTTCTCTTCGGATATCGGCGCGCCTGGCGATACGCTCACCTCCACACCGTCCTTCCATACGGTCCGGATCGGCGCGAAGTACAAGTTCAACTAG
- the ald gene encoding alanine dehydrogenase: protein MRVGCPREIKNHEYRVGLTPGSVREYVAHGHEVLVETGAGAGIGADDNAYRAAGATIAKTAADVFAKSDMIVKVKEPQPNEWVQLRDGQILYTYLHLAPDPEQTKGLLASGVTAIAYETVTDDRGGLPLLAPMSEVAGRLSIQAGATALQKANGGRGVLLGGVPGVLPGKVTVLGGGVVGLHAARMAAGLGADVTIIDRSIPRLRQLDDIFGGRVHTRYSTVEALEEECFSADIVIGAVLIPGAAAPKLVSREMLSGMKKGSVLVDVAIDQGGCFETSHATTHADPTYEVDGVIHYCVANMPGAVPVTSAHALNNATLHYGLQLADKGLKALIDDHHLRNGLNVHKGKITNRAVAEALGYELVEPKAVLAA, encoded by the coding sequence ATGCGCGTCGGTTGTCCTCGGGAAATCAAGAATCACGAATACCGTGTCGGCCTGACGCCGGGCTCGGTCCGCGAATATGTCGCCCACGGCCATGAAGTTCTGGTCGAGACGGGCGCCGGCGCCGGCATTGGCGCCGACGACAATGCCTATCGCGCCGCCGGCGCGACCATCGCCAAGACCGCCGCCGACGTGTTTGCCAAGTCGGACATGATCGTCAAGGTCAAGGAGCCGCAGCCCAACGAGTGGGTTCAGCTCCGCGACGGCCAGATCCTCTATACCTATCTCCATCTGGCTCCAGATCCGGAACAGACCAAGGGCCTGCTGGCTTCCGGCGTGACGGCGATCGCCTACGAAACCGTGACCGATGATCGCGGCGGCCTGCCGCTGCTGGCGCCGATGTCCGAAGTTGCTGGTCGCTTGTCGATCCAGGCTGGCGCCACCGCACTGCAGAAGGCCAATGGCGGCCGCGGCGTGCTGCTCGGCGGCGTGCCCGGCGTGCTGCCCGGCAAGGTCACGGTGCTTGGCGGCGGTGTCGTCGGCCTGCATGCCGCCAGGATGGCGGCCGGCCTTGGCGCCGACGTTACCATCATCGACCGCTCGATCCCGCGCCTGCGCCAACTCGATGACATTTTTGGCGGCCGCGTCCACACCCGCTACTCGACTGTCGAGGCTTTGGAAGAAGAGTGCTTCTCGGCCGATATCGTCATCGGCGCCGTGTTGATCCCGGGTGCCGCCGCCCCGAAACTGGTTTCTCGCGAAATGCTGTCGGGCATGAAGAAAGGCTCGGTTCTGGTAGACGTCGCCATCGACCAGGGCGGTTGCTTCGAGACGTCGCACGCCACCACCCATGCCGACCCGACCTATGAGGTCGACGGCGTCATCCACTACTGCGTCGCCAACATGCCTGGTGCCGTGCCCGTCACTTCGGCGCATGCGCTCAACAACGCGACGCTGCACTATGGTTTGCAACTCGCCGACAAGGGCCTGAAGGCACTGATCGACGACCATCACCTGCGCAATGGCCTCAATGTCCACAAAGGCAAGATCACCAATCGCGCAGTAGCGGAAGCGCTCGGCTATGAACTGGTCGAGCCCAAGGCAGTCCTGGCTGCCTGA
- a CDS encoding Lrp/AsnC family transcriptional regulator, whose amino-acid sequence MPLDRIDIAILETLQKDGRIPNAALAEKVGLSQSACSRRLDNLEKSGTIRGYHARLSNAALGHQMTAIVHISLSGQFEKTLSDFEAAIKRCPNVLSCHLMSGEYDYILRIAAKDLVDYERIHKEWLSAMPHVTKINSSFALREIVDRTAMGMKPELA is encoded by the coding sequence ATGCCGCTCGACAGGATCGATATCGCCATTCTGGAGACGTTGCAGAAGGATGGGCGGATACCAAACGCGGCGCTTGCCGAAAAGGTTGGACTGTCGCAATCGGCCTGTTCGCGGCGGTTGGACAATCTGGAGAAATCCGGAACCATTCGAGGCTATCACGCCCGGCTTTCCAATGCAGCCCTTGGCCACCAAATGACGGCGATCGTGCACATATCGCTGTCAGGCCAATTCGAGAAGACGCTGTCGGATTTCGAGGCGGCGATCAAGCGCTGCCCGAACGTTCTCTCCTGCCACCTGATGTCAGGTGAATACGACTATATCCTGCGCATAGCGGCGAAGGACCTTGTGGACTACGAGCGCATTCACAAGGAGTGGCTGTCGGCCATGCCGCATGTGACCAAGATTAACTCGTCCTTCGCGCTGCGCGAGATCGTCGATCGGACGGCCATGGGGATGAAGCCGGAACTGGCTTAA
- a CDS encoding 5-formyltetrahydrofolate cyclo-ligase yields the protein MANDHDDQGPAQYVSPPCFMHELDPEFRVPLSDWTDVRRWRKAERERLIAARLAVSADARTAMSQRIAEGLDAIISEISGRMVSLYWPFRGEPDLRPWMASVNERGGRTALPIVVEKGQPLIFRAYKSGDRLEKGIWNIPIPAEGDPVLPDIVISPIVGIDPANYRLGYGGGFFDRTLAAMPFKPLVIGVGYELQRIATIYPQPHDIPMDRIVTEA from the coding sequence ATGGCCAACGATCATGACGACCAAGGTCCGGCGCAGTATGTCTCGCCGCCTTGCTTCATGCATGAGCTCGATCCGGAATTCCGGGTGCCGCTATCCGACTGGACCGATGTGAGGCGCTGGCGCAAGGCCGAGCGGGAACGGCTGATCGCGGCGCGGCTGGCGGTTTCAGCCGATGCCCGAACGGCGATGTCTCAGCGTATTGCCGAAGGGCTCGACGCGATCATCAGCGAGATCAGTGGTCGCATGGTCAGTCTTTACTGGCCGTTTCGCGGTGAGCCGGATTTGCGGCCATGGATGGCATCCGTCAATGAGCGCGGTGGCCGCACAGCGCTGCCCATCGTCGTGGAGAAAGGGCAACCGCTGATCTTCCGCGCCTACAAATCCGGCGACCGGCTGGAAAAAGGCATCTGGAACATCCCGATCCCGGCCGAGGGCGATCCGGTACTGCCCGACATCGTTATCTCGCCGATCGTCGGTATTGATCCGGCAAACTATCGCCTTGGCTATGGCGGCGGCTTCTTCGACCGCACGCTGGCCGCAATGCCCTTCAAGCCGCTGGTCATCGGCGTCGGTTACGAACTGCAGCGCATCGCCACAATCTATCCGCAACCGCACGATATCCCGATGGATCGGATAGTCACCGAGGCCTAA
- a CDS encoding NAD(P)/FAD-dependent oxidoreductase, translating into MNQASHHIVVVGAGFGGLEFTRALGGAPVRITMIDKRNHHLFQPLLYQVATTALATSEIAWPIRHLLRRRKDVTTLLANVVGVDRAGKRVLLDDGSAVAYDTLLLATGARHAYFGHDEWEPFAPGLKTLEDATTVRRRILMAFEQAERESDPAKRQALLTLAIIGGGPTGVELAGTIVELAHETLRGEFRNIDTRDARVVLIEAGDRILANFAPELSDYARKALERLGVTVELGQAVTRCDAEGVVFGETHLPARTILWAAGVAASPAAEWLGAAADRAGRVLVEPDLTVPGSPDIFVVGDAAHVLRPDGRPVPGVAPAAKQQGRHVAATIKARLAGDMDKRPFRYRHDGDLATIGKRAAAIDLGWIKLTGWPAWWLWGLAHIYFLIGFRNRLAVSLSWLWIYATGQRSARLITQGDDDKG; encoded by the coding sequence ATGAACCAAGCCAGTCATCACATCGTTGTTGTCGGCGCGGGTTTTGGCGGCCTTGAATTCACCCGCGCGCTTGGTGGCGCACCGGTTCGCATCACCATGATCGACAAGCGCAACCATCACCTGTTTCAGCCGCTGCTCTATCAGGTCGCGACCACCGCGCTCGCGACCTCGGAGATCGCCTGGCCGATCCGCCATCTCCTTCGCAGGCGCAAGGACGTGACGACACTGCTTGCCAATGTCGTCGGCGTCGATCGCGCAGGCAAGCGGGTGCTGCTCGACGACGGCAGTGCGGTCGCCTACGACACGCTGCTACTCGCCACCGGCGCCCGCCATGCCTATTTCGGCCATGACGAATGGGAGCCTTTCGCGCCCGGCTTAAAGACATTGGAGGATGCCACTACCGTTCGCCGGCGCATCCTGATGGCCTTCGAGCAGGCCGAACGGGAGAGCGACCCCGCCAAGCGTCAGGCACTGCTTACGCTGGCAATCATTGGTGGCGGTCCAACCGGTGTGGAACTCGCGGGAACCATCGTCGAACTGGCTCACGAAACGCTGCGAGGCGAATTCCGCAATATCGATACACGAGATGCGCGCGTCGTGCTGATCGAGGCTGGCGACCGCATCCTCGCCAACTTCGCACCGGAGCTTTCCGACTATGCCCGCAAGGCGCTCGAGCGACTTGGCGTAACGGTCGAACTCGGTCAGGCGGTGACGCGCTGCGACGCCGAAGGCGTCGTCTTCGGCGAAACGCATCTGCCGGCGAGGACGATCCTGTGGGCGGCGGGAGTCGCGGCCTCGCCCGCCGCCGAATGGCTGGGAGCAGCGGCGGATCGGGCGGGCAGGGTGCTTGTCGAGCCCGACCTGACCGTGCCTGGCAGCCCGGATATCTTTGTCGTTGGTGACGCGGCGCATGTCCTGCGCCCGGACGGCCGGCCCGTGCCGGGCGTTGCACCCGCCGCCAAGCAACAAGGCCGCCATGTCGCCGCCACCATCAAGGCCCGGCTTGCCGGCGACATGGACAAACGGCCTTTCCGCTACAGGCACGACGGTGATCTGGCGACGATCGGGAAGCGTGCCGCCGCGATCGATCTCGGCTGGATCAAGCTCACCGGCTGGCCGGCCTGGTGGCTGTGGGGCCTCGCCCATATCTATTTCCTGATCGGGTTCCGCAACCGGCTTGCGGTTTCGCTTAGCTGGCTATGGATATACGCGACGGGTCAGCGCAGCGCGCGCCTGATCACCCAAGGTGACGACGACAAGGGCTGA
- a CDS encoding bifunctional 2',3'-cyclic-nucleotide 2'-phosphodiesterase/3'-nucleotidase has protein sequence MSQLLHPVSRRGFLAGAAATGALVMLHPFSARAQGNQAHLRIMETTDIHVNVLPYDYYADKANDTMGLSRTASLIDAVRKEATNAMLIDNGDLLQGNPMGDYIAYEKGMKEGDLHPIMKGMNLLGYECSTLGNHEFNYGLSFMDKVLAGANFPFVCANLIRGTTLASNPRDDKLYLKPYVILEKKIKDGSGAEKPIKIGIIGFVPPQIMVWDLKNLDGNVRTRDIVEAARAWVPQMKEEGADIVIALSHSGIDVKQGDMMENASFFVAGVDGIDAVFTGHQHLVFPGKKDFQALDGVDTQKGTLQGKPAVMGGFWGSHMGLIDLMLERDGSKWRVASATSEARPIFERVDNKNKPTVEDDKRIIAALEQDHQATLAYVRRPVGKTSAPLYSYFALVADDPSVQVVSQAQTWYLKDILKNTQWKDVPLLSAAAPFKAGGRNGADYYTDVPVGDIAIKNVADLYLYPNTVRAVEITGAQIKEWLEMSAGIFNRIEPGKADQPLINTEFPSYNFDVIDGVTYRIDLSQPPKYDAKGGAANAGSNRIVDLMFDGKPIDPAQKFVVATNNYRAGGGGNFPDINASKIIYEAPDTNRDVIVRYIVSQGTINPSADDNWSFAPLPGTSVVFETGAKAKDFIAEVKTLKIEPAGEGEAGFAKYRILL, from the coding sequence ATGTCCCAACTGCTCCATCCCGTCTCCCGCCGCGGTTTTCTCGCCGGCGCTGCCGCCACAGGGGCGCTGGTCATGCTTCATCCGTTCTCGGCTCGCGCGCAAGGCAACCAGGCGCATCTGCGGATCATGGAGACGACCGACATCCATGTGAATGTGCTGCCCTATGATTACTACGCCGACAAAGCAAACGACACGATGGGACTGTCGCGCACGGCGTCGCTGATCGACGCGGTGCGCAAGGAGGCCACCAACGCGATGCTGATCGACAATGGCGATCTCCTGCAGGGCAATCCGATGGGCGACTACATCGCCTATGAGAAGGGCATGAAGGAGGGCGACCTTCACCCGATCATGAAGGGCATGAACCTGCTTGGCTACGAATGCTCGACGCTGGGCAACCACGAGTTCAACTACGGCTTGTCGTTCATGGACAAGGTGCTCGCCGGCGCCAATTTTCCATTCGTGTGCGCCAACTTGATCCGTGGCACCACGCTTGCCTCGAACCCACGCGACGACAAGCTCTACCTCAAGCCCTATGTCATTCTGGAGAAGAAGATCAAGGATGGTTCGGGCGCCGAGAAGCCGATCAAGATCGGCATTATCGGCTTCGTGCCGCCGCAGATCATGGTCTGGGATCTGAAAAATCTCGACGGCAACGTCAGGACGCGCGACATCGTCGAGGCGGCCAGGGCGTGGGTGCCACAGATGAAAGAGGAGGGCGCTGATATCGTGATCGCGCTCTCTCATTCCGGCATCGACGTGAAGCAGGGCGACATGATGGAGAACGCATCGTTCTTCGTGGCCGGCGTCGACGGCATCGACGCCGTATTCACCGGTCATCAGCATCTTGTCTTTCCGGGCAAGAAGGATTTTCAGGCGCTCGATGGCGTCGATACGCAAAAGGGTACGCTGCAAGGCAAGCCCGCGGTCATGGGCGGCTTCTGGGGCTCGCATATGGGCCTGATCGACCTGATGCTGGAGCGCGACGGTTCAAAATGGCGGGTCGCCTCGGCGACCTCCGAGGCGCGGCCGATTTTCGAGCGGGTCGACAACAAGAACAAACCGACGGTCGAGGACGACAAGCGCATCATTGCAGCACTCGAGCAGGATCACCAGGCAACGCTGGCCTATGTGCGCCGTCCCGTCGGCAAGACATCCGCCCCGCTCTATTCCTATTTCGCCCTGGTCGCCGATGATCCCTCGGTGCAAGTCGTCAGCCAGGCGCAGACCTGGTACCTCAAGGACATCCTCAAGAACACGCAGTGGAAAGATGTGCCGCTGCTGTCGGCGGCCGCCCCTTTCAAGGCGGGTGGGCGCAATGGCGCCGACTACTATACCGACGTTCCGGTTGGCGATATCGCCATCAAGAACGTCGCCGATCTCTATCTTTATCCGAACACCGTGCGCGCCGTCGAAATCACCGGAGCGCAGATCAAGGAATGGCTGGAAATGTCGGCCGGCATCTTTAACAGGATCGAGCCGGGCAAGGCAGACCAGCCACTCATCAACACCGAATTCCCGTCCTACAACTTCGACGTCATCGACGGTGTCACCTACAGGATCGACCTGTCGCAGCCGCCGAAATACGACGCCAAGGGTGGCGCGGCGAATGCCGGCTCTAACCGCATCGTCGACCTGATGTTCGACGGCAAGCCAATTGATCCCGCACAGAAATTCGTCGTCGCGACCAACAATTACCGGGCCGGGGGTGGTGGCAATTTCCCCGACATCAATGCCTCGAAGATTATCTACGAGGCGCCAGACACCAACCGCGACGTGATCGTGCGCTACATCGTGAGCCAAGGCACGATAAACCCATCGGCGGACGACAATTGGTCGTTTGCACCATTGCCCGGAACCAGCGTGGTGTTCGAGACCGGCGCCAAGGCCAAGGATTTCATCGCGGAGGTCAAGACGCTCAAGATCGAACCGGCGGGCGAAGGCGAGGCGGGGTTTGCCAAGTACCGGATTCTTCTTTGA